A window of the Citrus sinensis cultivar Valencia sweet orange chromosome 9, DVS_A1.0, whole genome shotgun sequence genome harbors these coding sequences:
- the LOC102624965 gene encoding myb family transcription factor IPN2 isoform X1 — MFQHHKKPSSMNSHHDRPLCVQGDSGLVLTTDPKPRLRWTVELHERFVDAVTQLGGPDKATPKTIMRVMGVKGLTLYHLKSHLQKFRLGKQPHKEFNDHSIKDGLDLQRNTASSSGVIGRSMNDNSHMVDAIRMQMEVQRRLHEQLEVQRHLQLRIEAQGKYMQSILEKACQTLASGETVTPASFKGTIGNQAVPDVGTMKDFCPPLNFSQFQDLNLYGGDQIDHLQQNMDRQSSLDHGFMQSNDNICLGKKRPSPYNGGSGTGKSPLMWSDDLRLQDLATAPCIGPQDDPFKGDQIQIAPPSNDLDSISDIYETKPVLSGDAVSSEKKFEASSAKLERPSPRRTPISTERMNPAMMNTGGMQQGRNSPYG, encoded by the exons aTGTTCCAACACCACAAGAAGCCCTCTTCTATGAATTCCCATCATGATAGGCCCTTGTGTGTTCAAGGTGATTCTGGCCTTGTCCTCACCACTGACCCTAAGCCTCGTCTCCGTTGGACCGTCGAGCTCCATGAACGCTTTGTTGATGCTGTCACTCAGCTTGGAGGACCAGATA AGGCCACACCAAAAACTATCATGAGAGTTATGGGTGTGAAGGGGCTTACGCTTTACCACCTAAAAAGCCATCTTCAG aaattcagGCTAGGCAAGCAACCTCACAAGGAATTCAATGATCACTCCATAAAGGACG GCTTAGATCTTCAACGAAACACTGCATCTTCATCTGGCGTGATCGGTCGCAGCATGAATGA TAACTCACACATGGTTGATGCGATTAGGATGCAAATGGAGGTGCAGAGAAGACTTCACGAACAGCTCGAg GTGCAAAGACACCTTCAGTTAAGGATTGAGGCTCAAGGAAAATATATGCAGTCAATCTTGGAGAAAGCTTGTCAAACCCTAGCATCTGGCGAAACCGTGACACCGGCAAGTTTTAAGGGCACTATTGGAAATCAGGCAGTTCCCGACGTGGGAACCATGAAAGATTTTTGTCCTCCTCttaatttttcacaatttcaAGACCTTAATCTATATGGAGGTGACCAAATTGATCATCTCCAACAAAATATGGACAGGCAATCATCACTAGATCATGGATTCATGCAGAGTAATGATAATATTTGCCTCGGGAAGAAGAGGCCTAGTCCTTATAATGGGGGTAGTGGCACTGGCAAGAGCCCTTTGATGTGGTCTGATGATCTGAGGTTACAAGATTTGGCCACGGCGCCGTGCATTGGACCTCAAGATGATCCTTTCAAGGGTGACCAGATTCAGATTGCACCGCCATCAAATGATTTGGATTCAATCTCAGATATTTATGAAACAAAGCCGGTGCTCTCTGGAGATGCCGTGAGTAGTGAGAAGAAATTTGAAGCATCATCAGCGAAGCTTGAAAGGCCATCGCCGCGAAGAACACCAATTTCAACGGAGCGGATGAACCCAGCTATGATGAATACTGGTGGCATGCAACAAGGAAGAAATTCACCATACGGGTGA
- the LOC102624965 gene encoding myb family transcription factor IPN2 isoform X2: MFQHHKKPSSMNSHHDRPLCVQGDSGLVLTTDPKPRLRWTVELHERFVDAVTQLGGPDKATPKTIMRVMGVKGLTLYHLKSHLQKFRLGKQPHKEFNDHSIKDGLDLQRNTASSSGVIGRSMNEMQMEVQRRLHEQLEVQRHLQLRIEAQGKYMQSILEKACQTLASGETVTPASFKGTIGNQAVPDVGTMKDFCPPLNFSQFQDLNLYGGDQIDHLQQNMDRQSSLDHGFMQSNDNICLGKKRPSPYNGGSGTGKSPLMWSDDLRLQDLATAPCIGPQDDPFKGDQIQIAPPSNDLDSISDIYETKPVLSGDAVSSEKKFEASSAKLERPSPRRTPISTERMNPAMMNTGGMQQGRNSPYG, from the exons aTGTTCCAACACCACAAGAAGCCCTCTTCTATGAATTCCCATCATGATAGGCCCTTGTGTGTTCAAGGTGATTCTGGCCTTGTCCTCACCACTGACCCTAAGCCTCGTCTCCGTTGGACCGTCGAGCTCCATGAACGCTTTGTTGATGCTGTCACTCAGCTTGGAGGACCAGATA AGGCCACACCAAAAACTATCATGAGAGTTATGGGTGTGAAGGGGCTTACGCTTTACCACCTAAAAAGCCATCTTCAG aaattcagGCTAGGCAAGCAACCTCACAAGGAATTCAATGATCACTCCATAAAGGACG GCTTAGATCTTCAACGAAACACTGCATCTTCATCTGGCGTGATCGGTCGCAGCATGAATGA GATGCAAATGGAGGTGCAGAGAAGACTTCACGAACAGCTCGAg GTGCAAAGACACCTTCAGTTAAGGATTGAGGCTCAAGGAAAATATATGCAGTCAATCTTGGAGAAAGCTTGTCAAACCCTAGCATCTGGCGAAACCGTGACACCGGCAAGTTTTAAGGGCACTATTGGAAATCAGGCAGTTCCCGACGTGGGAACCATGAAAGATTTTTGTCCTCCTCttaatttttcacaatttcaAGACCTTAATCTATATGGAGGTGACCAAATTGATCATCTCCAACAAAATATGGACAGGCAATCATCACTAGATCATGGATTCATGCAGAGTAATGATAATATTTGCCTCGGGAAGAAGAGGCCTAGTCCTTATAATGGGGGTAGTGGCACTGGCAAGAGCCCTTTGATGTGGTCTGATGATCTGAGGTTACAAGATTTGGCCACGGCGCCGTGCATTGGACCTCAAGATGATCCTTTCAAGGGTGACCAGATTCAGATTGCACCGCCATCAAATGATTTGGATTCAATCTCAGATATTTATGAAACAAAGCCGGTGCTCTCTGGAGATGCCGTGAGTAGTGAGAAGAAATTTGAAGCATCATCAGCGAAGCTTGAAAGGCCATCGCCGCGAAGAACACCAATTTCAACGGAGCGGATGAACCCAGCTATGATGAATACTGGTGGCATGCAACAAGGAAGAAATTCACCATACGGGTGA